Part of the Roseobacter litoralis Och 149 genome, ATTTCTAAGCATTGCGATGTTTGACACCAAAAGGGCGCCAATGACGATGGCGCCCCCTGCGATGGCATAGCGGCCGGGGTTCTCTCCGACCACCGCCCAGGCCAGCAAGGGGGCCAAAGCGCTTTCCAACAGAACGAGCAGACCCACCTCGGCTGAGGTGATATAGCGTGGACCAATTGCCAGCAGAACCGAACTGCCCAAAATAAAACCGCCATGACACAAGACCAGCGAAACCTGATCGGGGGGTACGGAAAAGGGGGCGGCAAACGGCAGCAAAACAAGTGCTGCCGCGACATAGCCCATCGCCACACTCGGCACCATCGAGACATGTTTGACCCGTCGTGCGGCGGTAAGGGCCGCTGCAAAAAGCGCTGAAACCGCGAGCGCCAAGGCATCCCCGGCGAGGCTTGCATTCTCCGTTTCGCCAGACCCGAAAGCAATCACCGCAAGCCCCACCAAAACCGACGCCATCGTCAGGAGCATCCGCAAACTGATGGGTTCCGCCAGAAACACCCGGCTGTAAATCGCCGCGAAAATAGGGAGAGAGGCAATGATAAACACAACATTCGCCACAGAGGTCAGCGCAACGGCCTGTATGAAAAGCACACCACTCGCCCCCACGCCCGCCATATGGATCAACCCATAGCGCCCGGTTTTCAAAACCGCCCTGAACGGGGCTGTCCCGTGCAGCGCCAATATGCCCAGCCCCAGAAAAAAACCTGCCAAAAACAGGCGCCAGAACGCAATAGTGAGGGCACCGGCATCAATCAAGCGCACAAAAAGCGCATCCGGCACGACCAGCAAGACACCCGCTGTCGTTACGATCAGGCCTTTGGCACTGTCTTTCATGTGACGCCAATTCTCGCTTGTTCCCCGCCGCACCATCAAAGGCCAACAGGGACACAGGTCAACCGTCCGCGCCTGTAGCTTATCGCATTTTAGGCAAGTACTTGTGCGAGTTGCTCTACCTTACTACCTATGCGTTTGTCGCGGCATGTGGGCTCACAGCGCAATACGGCGCAGATCTGTAGTTCGGGCGAAACGGAAGGCGCAGAAACTGAATGCACCCCTCTCGATAATACTGAAAATGCGCGTTCTACCGCATATTATCGGGTTACAGCAGTGGAAGCGGCGGGTCACGATGCCTATGTCCAACACAACTGTCTAGAAAACCAACAGAACAAGCAGCCGAAAGCAGGGGTCATTTATGAGCACAATTCTTATGGACCTGCTGTTCTGGATCGTCGTTTTTGTTGTTTTCGTCTACGGCTTCAAATGGCTGCAGCGTCGCAAAAAAGGCAAGCAGACAGACCAAAGCAACACAGATCACTGAACAAGACTACGGCGTGCATTTAAAACACACGGGCGTCGATTTTAACGCGCACGGCGGTCAGGCTTTGGCATATCGCCCGCTCGGCTCTTTTCATGACAAAGCGTCTGGCGCATAAATGCTGCAGATAGCGGCACCGAACCGGCCACCTTTCCGCGCGCACAAAAGACATAGGAACCACAATGTCCAAAGCATTCGCCTCTCAGGCAGACCTCAGCGAAAAGAAGATCAGCTTTACCGAAGTCGGCCGCGACCTTTGGGCGTTTACCGCGGAAGGTGATCCGAATTCCGGCGTGATCATCGGCGATGACAGCGTAATGATTATCGAGGCACAAGCCACCCCGCGCCTTGCCCATAAGGTGATCGAAAAGGTGCGCGAGGTCACGGACAAGCCGATCACGCATCTGGTGCTGACCCATTACCATGCGGTCCGGGTTCTCGGCGCCTCTGCGTTTGAGGCCCCGCAAATCATCATGTCGGAAAAAGCCCGCGCCATGGTCGCAGAGCGCGGGAAAGAAGACTGGGACAGCGAATTCCAGCGCTTTCCACGCCTTTTTGAAGGGCACGAGAGCATTCCGGGCCTTACATGGCCGACCACCACATTCAATGACCGCATGTCCGTCTATCTTGGCAATCGCCGGGTGGATATCATGCAGCTTGGGCGCGCGCATACGGCGGGTGACGCGGTTATTTATGTGCCGGATGAAAACGTCATGTTTACGGGCGATATCGTGGAATACCAATCGGCCTGCTATTGCGGTGACGGGCATTTTCATGATTGGCCCGGAACGCTGGAGGCCATCCGAAATTTCGACCTGGAGGCCATTGCCCCCGGTCGTGGCGCAGCACTTGCAGGGCGCGATATGGTCAATGCGGCACTGGACAGCACCAAGGATTTTGTCCGCTCGACCTACAGGCCGGCGGCCCGCGTTGCCCTGCGCGGAGGCAGCCTCAAGGAAGCATGGGACGCGGTGCGCGCGGAATGCGACCCCAAGTTCGCAGACTATGCGATCTATGAACACTGCCTGCCGTTCAATGTCGCGCGCGCCTATGACGAAGCGCTCGACATCGACACGCCGCGCATCTGGACCGACAAACGCGATCTGGAAATGTGGGAGCAACTACACGGCTGATAGAAATAAGGAACCACGATGCGTGACGTGACCGCAGAAATCCAAGACTTGTTTGACCGATATCTTTCAGCCTGGAATGCAAGGGACTTTCATGCCGTGGCCGATTGCTATGCCGAACCCAGCCTGTTTATTCTGCCACATGCCACTGTGCCGATTGCTGACAAGGATGCTTTGGTCGCCCTGTTGGGAACGATTTTTGACGGGCTGGATGCCGAGGGTTTCAGCCATACCGAAATCGGAGCGCTCACCGCACGGGCTTGTGGCGAAAACCTCGCTGTTGTGGATGCCACAGATGTAAGGCGCCTGCGCAAAGACGGCTCGGTGCTGGAAATCATCGACGGGCACTATATTGCGCGACAGGTTGTCGGCATATGGTGTTTCACCGTCGCCACCGCCTGCGCGCCGGGCTGGAAAGGACAGCGAGATGAGCAAGTTTGATCCGCCCAGATCAGAGCTGATATTCCGCCTATGGGTGTCCATTGCCGGGTTGGCCATGCTGGTCGGTGCCGTGGTATATCGCGGATGGCCAAGCGGCATCGCCATGTTCGAAGTCATCGCGATTGCGGGTGCCTTTTTCGGCGGCACGTTGATCTGGACGATCCGCAAACTGCGAAAACAGGAAGACACGGATGGCGTATGACTATGCGCCCTTTCCCTATGTCGCCCCGCCGGGCCTGAACGCCGCCGAAGCGCGCCACCCCGTGGTGATCATCGGCGCGGGGCCGGTCGGGCTGGCACTGGCCATTGATCTGGCATTGCGCGGCGTGAAATCGGTGGTGCTGGATGATAACAATGTCGTCTCACTCGGCTCGCGCGCGATTTGCTGGTCCAAGCGCACACTTGAGATTTTCGACCGCCTCGGCGTCGGGGATCGCATGTTGGAAAAAGGCGTGACCTGGAAAGTGGGGCGCCAGTTTCACCGTGACACGGAAATCTACGCCTTTGATTTGCTGCCGGAGCAGGGGCACAAGTATCCCGCCTTCATCAATTTGCAGCAATACTACGTTGAGGAATATCTGGTTGAGCGCGCTCAGGATTTTCCCGATCTGATTGATCTGCGATTTCTCAACAAGGTTGTCGATCACACGGACCATGAAGATTATATGACCCTGACCATTCAGACGCCCAATGGCCCCTACAGGCTCGAAGCCGAATGGCTGGTGGCCTGTGACGGTGCAGGCTCCGCAACGCGCCAGCGCATGAACCTCGCCTTTGAGGGTGAGACATTCGAGGAAAATTTTCTGATCGTGGATGTGGAAATGGCCACCAGCCCCTTTGGCACCCACGACACACCGGAGCGGTGGTTCTGGTTTTCCCCGCCTTTTCACAACGGCCAATCCGCCTTGCTGCATAAACAACCCGACAATATCTACCGGATTGATCTGCAACTGGGCCCGGACACGGACCCTCACACCGAAGCGACCAAAGAACGGGTTATTCCGCGCATCAAAGCCATCATCGGCGACGCGCCCTTTCGTCTGGACTGGCAAAGCGTGTATCGGTTTCGCTGCGCTAGGCTTGAGCGTTTCGTTCATAATCGGACGGTTTTTGCCGGGGACAGCGCGCATGTGGTCAGCCCCTTCGGCGCACGGGGCGGCAATGGGGGCATTCAGGATGTGGACAATCTGGGTTGGAAACTTGCCGCTGTCTGCGCGGGCAAAGCACCGGCAAACCTGATCGACAGCTACGATGCGGAGCGTGGGATGGCCTGCGACGAGAATATCCTCAACTCGGCCCGTGCGACAAATTTCATGACACCCAAAAGCCCTATGGAAACGCTGTTTCGTGATGAGGTGCTTTCGCTTGCCGCACAGCATCCCTTTGCGCGCGCATTGATCAATTCCGGACGCCTTTCCTTGCCCTTTGTCCTGTCGCAAAGCGCATTGCACAGCAGTGGCGACAGCCATTTGCCCATCGGCAGCCCCGTGCTCGATGCACCCGTTTCAAGCCCAGATGGCACCGGCTGGCTGATCGACAAAATCCCGTCTGACTTCTGCCTTTTGCATGTCGGGCCAGTACCAATCCCCGCAGTCTGCGACCTGCCACGTATCGGTGTGGGGCACCAAAGCGACTATACCTGTTTCGAGGATCCAACAGGTCTGCTGAAACAGCGATACGGCACGGACGACACTTATCTGCTGCGCCCAGACGGTCACATCTGTGCGGCTTTCAGAACCGTTTCAGAGCA contains:
- a CDS encoding MBL fold metallo-hydrolase, which translates into the protein MSKAFASQADLSEKKISFTEVGRDLWAFTAEGDPNSGVIIGDDSVMIIEAQATPRLAHKVIEKVREVTDKPITHLVLTHYHAVRVLGASAFEAPQIIMSEKARAMVAERGKEDWDSEFQRFPRLFEGHESIPGLTWPTTTFNDRMSVYLGNRRVDIMQLGRAHTAGDAVIYVPDENVMFTGDIVEYQSACYCGDGHFHDWPGTLEAIRNFDLEAIAPGRGAALAGRDMVNAALDSTKDFVRSTYRPAARVALRGGSLKEAWDAVRAECDPKFADYAIYEHCLPFNVARAYDEALDIDTPRIWTDKRDLEMWEQLHG
- a CDS encoding DMT family transporter, whose protein sequence is MKDSAKGLIVTTAGVLLVVPDALFVRLIDAGALTIAFWRLFLAGFFLGLGILALHGTAPFRAVLKTGRYGLIHMAGVGASGVLFIQAVALTSVANVVFIIASLPIFAAIYSRVFLAEPISLRMLLTMASVLVGLAVIAFGSGETENASLAGDALALAVSALFAAALTAARRVKHVSMVPSVAMGYVAAALVLLPFAAPFSVPPDQVSLVLCHGGFILGSSVLLAIGPRYITSAEVGLLVLLESALAPLLAWAVVGENPGRYAIAGGAIVIGALLVSNIAMLRNQQKHRADSAPS
- a CDS encoding FAD-dependent oxidoreductase, giving the protein MAYDYAPFPYVAPPGLNAAEARHPVVIIGAGPVGLALAIDLALRGVKSVVLDDNNVVSLGSRAICWSKRTLEIFDRLGVGDRMLEKGVTWKVGRQFHRDTEIYAFDLLPEQGHKYPAFINLQQYYVEEYLVERAQDFPDLIDLRFLNKVVDHTDHEDYMTLTIQTPNGPYRLEAEWLVACDGAGSATRQRMNLAFEGETFEENFLIVDVEMATSPFGTHDTPERWFWFSPPFHNGQSALLHKQPDNIYRIDLQLGPDTDPHTEATKERVIPRIKAIIGDAPFRLDWQSVYRFRCARLERFVHNRTVFAGDSAHVVSPFGARGGNGGIQDVDNLGWKLAAVCAGKAPANLIDSYDAERGMACDENILNSARATNFMTPKSPMETLFRDEVLSLAAQHPFARALINSGRLSLPFVLSQSALHSSGDSHLPIGSPVLDAPVSSPDGTGWLIDKIPSDFCLLHVGPVPIPAVCDLPRIGVGHQSDYTCFEDPTGLLKQRYGTDDTYLLRPDGHICAAFRTVSEQAVAKAMNKALGNSA